A single genomic interval of Lathyrus oleraceus cultivar Zhongwan6 chromosome 7, CAAS_Psat_ZW6_1.0, whole genome shotgun sequence harbors:
- the LOC127103780 gene encoding uncharacterized protein LOC127103780 has protein sequence MSNKCVDYKWVLGTQFSIKEEFKELVANYDVNNGRDLHFIKNDKTRVRAGCKEGCEWVALSSKLPNEDTWQLRKLNNTHTCNIEFNVSMFNTKWLGKKLYSSVRVNLTVKLTIICEKIHEKYNTGMSRMKAYRARKVVLNYVEGSLKEQYLRLPLLPSFQRLYMFLDACKRIFQVCIPIVGVDGCFLKGHYGGQILAAIGGDPNDQMMPIALVMVELETKDSWALFLDLLVQDLGGPQVCNKFTFISDQQKGLLPALEELLSGVDQIFCVRHLYNNSRKIFLGKQLKELMWGAAKATYPQAWEREMKEMRMKRPSNTYGRFHLDFGERDLPGLLHTYHLPNQWPIVRDTYPNILPPPSRRALGRPKRRRNKGVDEKRKDKTTVSRKGLPNKCSGYGKSGHNKTFFPTAPSQTALS, from the exons ATGTCTAATAAGTGTGTGGATTATAAATGGGTTTTGGGTACCCAGTTCTCAATAAAGGAGGAGTTTAAAGAACTAGTAGCAAACTATGATGTTAACAATGGTAGAGATTTACACTTTATAAAGAATGATAAGACAAGGGTTAGAGCAGGATGCAAGGAAGGATGTGAATGGGTTGCATTATCTTCCAAATTGCCAAATGAGGATACATGGCAACTGAGAAAACTGAATAACACTCACACATGCAATATAGAGTTTAATGTAAGTATGTTTAACACTAAATGGCTTGGGAAAAAGTTGTACTCAAGTGTTAGAGTTAATCTAACTGTGAAACTCACTATAATATGTGAGAAAATTCATGAGAAATATAATACTGGTATGAGTAGGATGAAGGCTTATAGGGCAAGGAAGGTTGTACTTAATTATGTAGAAGGGTCATTAAAGGAACAATATCTGAGATT GCCATTATTGCCAAGTTTTCAGCGACTATATATGTTCCTTGATGCTTGTAAGAGAATTTTTCAAGTTTGTATACCAATCGTTGGAGTTGATGGGTGCTTTCTCAAGGGTCATTATGGAGGACAAATTCTTGCAGCAATAGGTGGAGACCCTAATGACCAAATGATGCCCATTGCATTGGTTATGGTTGAATTAGAAACTAAGGACTCATGGGCTTTGTTTCTTGATCTTCTAGTTCAAGATTTAGGTGGGCCACAAGTTTGCAATAAATTCACTTTTATATCAGACCAGCAAAAG GGGTTGTTACCTGCATTGGAAGAATTATTGTCAGGTGTTGACCAAATATTCTGTGTAAGACACTTGTACAACAACTCTAGAAAAATATTTCTTGGCAAGCAATTGAAAGAACTGATGTGGGGGGCAGCTAAAGCAACATATCCTCAGGCATGGGAAAGGGAAATGAAGGAGATGAGAATGAAGAGGCCTTCAAATACCTATGGAAGATTCCACCTAGATTTTGGA GAAAGAGACTTACCAGGCTTGCTACATACCTATCATCTACCCAACCAATGGCCTATAGTAAGAGACACATACCCCAACATACTTCCACCACCATCAAGAAGAGCACTCGGGAGGCCTAAGAGAAGAAGGAACAAAGGTGTTGATGAGAAGAGAAAAGATAAAACAACTGTTAGCAGGAAAGGGCTGCCAAATAAATGCTCAGGTTATGGTAAATCTGGCCACAACAAAACCTTCTTCCCAACTGCACCATCCCAAACTGCACTATCCTAA
- the LOC127106874 gene encoding uncharacterized protein LOC127106874 isoform X1, translating to MEDSGAILSHISSLKEMLDQVNEEIEAHIQVTREIESSIVKCEEMESHFATKEAELIATSGALQFDTVGYVTVAADFRASVNTLEKELCCLKIKRDDMIKRTDVKREEFTALCLKFQREIDKRENFKVRTLLSEKYSLESEIQVLDDKNCVLKNSVLAFVEEILEDLHSSNSALEGEIQSKKWENERLLKDIDELKTTLLSTIGTIDDLL from the exons ATGGAAGATTCAGGAGCGATTCTCTCCCACATTTCATCTCTGAAAGAAATGCTTGATCAG GTCAACGAAGAAATCGAAGCTCATATTCAGGTCACACGAGAGATCGAATCCAGCATCGTCAAATGCGAGGAGATGGAGAGTCATTTTGCAACTAAGGAAGCTGAATTGATCGCAACCAGTGGAGCTTTGCAGTTCGACACTGTTGGATATGTGACAGTTGCTG CTGATTTCAGGGCATCAGTGAATACTTTGGAGAAAGAGCTCTGTTGTCTTAAAATCAAGCGGGATGATATGATTAAAAGAACGGATGTAAAACG GGAAGAATTTACAGCACTATGCCTAAAATTTCAAAGAGAAATTGACAAGAGGGAAAATTTTAAAGTAAGGACTTTGTTGTCAGAGAAATATTCGCTTGAAAGTGAAATTCAAGTTTTGGATGACAAGAATTGTGTTTTGAAAAATTCGGTATTGGCATTTGTAGAGGAAATCCTTGAAGATCTTCACAGTTCTAACTCAG CATTAGAAGGTGAGATACAGAGCAAGAAGTGGGAAAATGAGAGATTGCTTAAAGATATCGATGAATTGAAGACTACACTGCTTTCAACAATTGGGACCATTGATGATCTACTGTAA
- the LOC127106874 gene encoding uncharacterized protein LOC127106874 isoform X2 — protein MEDSGAILSHISSLKEMLDQVNEEIEAHIQVTREIESSIVKCEEMESHFATKEAELIATSGALQFDTVGYVTVAADFRASVNTLEKELCCLKIKRDDMIKRTDVKREEFTALCLKFQREIDKRENFKVRTLLSEKYSLESEIQVLDDKNCVLKNSVLAFVEEILEDLHSSNSGVGVGLYYSIIPNEG, from the exons ATGGAAGATTCAGGAGCGATTCTCTCCCACATTTCATCTCTGAAAGAAATGCTTGATCAG GTCAACGAAGAAATCGAAGCTCATATTCAGGTCACACGAGAGATCGAATCCAGCATCGTCAAATGCGAGGAGATGGAGAGTCATTTTGCAACTAAGGAAGCTGAATTGATCGCAACCAGTGGAGCTTTGCAGTTCGACACTGTTGGATATGTGACAGTTGCTG CTGATTTCAGGGCATCAGTGAATACTTTGGAGAAAGAGCTCTGTTGTCTTAAAATCAAGCGGGATGATATGATTAAAAGAACGGATGTAAAACG GGAAGAATTTACAGCACTATGCCTAAAATTTCAAAGAGAAATTGACAAGAGGGAAAATTTTAAAGTAAGGACTTTGTTGTCAGAGAAATATTCGCTTGAAAGTGAAATTCAAGTTTTGGATGACAAGAATTGTGTTTTGAAAAATTCGGTATTGGCATTTGTAGAGGAAATCCTTGAAGATCTTCACAGTTCTAACTCAG GTGTTGGTGTTGGTTTATATTATTCCATTATACCAAATGAAGGATAA